The Streptomyces racemochromogenes DNA segment CGAGATCGGGAGCTTGTCGACGATCTGGATGTTGTCGGCGCGCAGGTCGTTGTACGCCGTGTCCATGTTGTCGTAGATCTTGAAGGTGACGCCCGCGAGCTTCGCACGGCCCTCGGCCGGGTACTTGTCGAAGCGCTTGACCTTGATCTGCTTGTTGTGCTCCCAGTCGCCGTCCATCTGGAAGGGACCGTTGCCGATCGGGTGCTCGCCGAACTTCTTCGAGTCCATGGACTCGAAGGCCTTCGGCAGCGGGAAGAAGGCGTTGTAGCCCAGCATGGTCTTGAACTGGGAGAAGGGCTCCTTCAGCGTGACGGTGAAGGTCTTCTCGTCAACGACCTTGAGGCCCTTGAGCTCCTTGGCGGTGGGCTTCTTGTCCTTGCCCGGAGCGAGCTCCTCGGAGCCCTCGATCTTGGCGAAGAACGGCATGGACTCGGCCACGTTCTCCTGGTTGGCGCCCCAGTTCCAGGCACGGACGAACGACTGCGCGTCGACCTTCTCGCCGTTGTGGAAGGTGAAGCCGTCCTTGACCTTGATGGTCCAGGTCTTCGAGTCCGTGCTCTCGATGGACTCGGCGACGTCGAGCTTCGGCTCGTTGGTCTTGATGTCGTACTTGACCAGACCGCTGAAGACCGCGTTCATGACCTCGGAGCCCTCGGACTCCGCGGTGTCCTGACCGATCAGGCGGTGCTGCGGCTCGCCGAGCACAACGGTGATGCTGCCGCCCTTGCCACCGGCGTCGTTGCTACCGGTGCTGCAGGCCGTCGCGGCCATGGCCACGATCACGGCACCCGCGACCCACTTGGCGCTCGTTGCTCCGCGCATGGGTATTTGCCTCCTCAGGAGTCACTGTCGATTCGTGAAGGACCCGGTTCCCGCTGACACCCCTGACAGCGAAATCCGGTCCCATCGTGTGTGCTCGTGAGTCGACGCTCCCCACAGCGTGTGACCCATTGACCCGAGCTCAATGGAGCCAATCCTCAGGGACCGCCAGGCCGTAAACCACACTTAAGTGGTCTCGTTTTCACAACATCACCGCATGGCGAAAACCCGAAATCCGGACAAACGGATAGGAGACAGACACGTGCGAAACGGACGGTTAGCTCATCATCCGGAGCGTCACGGTCGGTATGCGGACACCAGAACGCAACAATCCGTTTGACAAACGCGAACGGCCCCTCCCCGCACCGGAGCGGTGCGGGGAGGGGCCGTTGTCAGCCGTACGGCTTTAGGCCAGAGTCCGACTCGCGGACTACTTGGCCGACTTGGCGCGCGACGCGGTGCGCGAGCGCTCCTTCTGGTCCAGGACGACCTTGCGGATGCGCACGGCCTCCGGGGTCACCTCGACGCACTCGTCGTCGCGGCAGAACTCCAGGGACTGCTCCAGGGAGAGCTTGCGCGGCGGGACGATCGCCTCGAAGGTGTCGGCGGAGGAGGAGCGCATGTTCGTGAGCTTCTTCTCCTTGGTGATGTTCACGTCCATGTCGTCGGCGCGCGAGTTCTCGCCGACGATCATGCCCTCGTACACCTCGGTGCCGGGGTCGGTGAACAGCACGCCGCGCTCCTGCAGGTTGGTCATCGCGAACGCGGTGACCGCACCGGCGCGGTCGGCGACCAGGGAGCCGTTGTTGCGGGTGACCAGCTGGCCGAACCACGGCTCGTGGCCCTCGTGGATCGAGTGGCCGATGCCGGTGCCGCGGGTCTGGGTCAGGAACTCCGTGCGGAAGCCGATGAGGCCGCGGGACGGGACGACGAACTCCATGCGGACCCAGCCGGAGCCGTGGTTCGACATGTTGTCCATGCGGCCCTTGCGGACGCCCATGAGCTGCGTGACGGCGCCCATGTGCTCCTCGGGCACGTCGATCGTCATGCGCTCGACGGGCTCGTACGTCTTGCCGTCGACCTCCTTGGTGACGACCTGCGGCTTGCCGATGGTCAGCTCGAAGCCCTCGCGGCGCATCTGCTCGACCAGGATGGCCAGCGCCAGCTCACCGCGGCCCTGCACCTCCCAGGCGTCCGGGCGCTCGGTGTCCAGGACGCGCAGCGAGACGTTGCCGATCAGCTCACGGTCCAGACGGTCCTTGACCTGGCGGGCGGTGACCTTGCGGTCCTTGACCGCGGCCTTCGCGTCCGCGCCCTTGCCGGAGCCGCCGCGGCCGACCATCGGGGAGGTGTTGGTGCCGATGACCATGGAGATGGCCGGCTCGTCCACCGTGATGAGCGGCAGCGCGATCGGGTTCTCCGGGTCGGCCAGGGTCTCGCCGATCATGATCTCGGGAATACCGGCGACGGCACAGATGTCACCGGGGCCGGCCACCTCGGCGGGCTTGCGGGTGAGCGCCTCGGTCATCATCAGCTCGGTGATGCGGACGTTGGAGATCGTGCCGTCACGCTTGATCCACGCGACGGTCTGGCCCTTGCGCAGCTCGCCCTGCTCGACGCGGAGCAGCGCGATGCGGCCGAGGAAGTTGTCGGCGTCCAGGTTGGTGACGTGGGCCTGGAGGGGGGCCTCTTCGTCGTAGGTCGGGGCCGGGACGTGCTCCAGGATGGTGGAGAAGAACGGCTCCAGGTTCTCGCTGTCGGCGGGGACGGTGCCGTCCTCCGGCTTGGTCAGCGAGGCGATGCCGTCACGGCCGCAGGCGTAGACGATCGGGAACTCGATCTGGTCCTCGTCGGCGTCCAGGTCGAGGAAGAGGTCGTACGTCTCGTTGACGACCTCGTCGATACGGGAGTCCGGGCGGTCCGTCTTGTTGATGCAGAGGATGACGGGCTTCCGCTGCTGGAGGGCCTTGCGGAGCACGAAGCGGGTCTGGGGCAGCGGACCCTCGGAGGCGTCCACCAGGAGGACGACCGCGTCCACCATCGACAGACCGCGCTCGACCTCGCCACCGAAGTCGGCGTGGCCGGGGGTGTCGATGATGTTGATCGTGATCGGGGCCCCGCCGTCCTTGGGGTGGTACTTCACCGCCGTGTTCTTGGCGAGGATCGTGATGCCCTTCTCACGCTCCAGGTCGTTCGAGTCCATCATGCGGTCGTCGAGCTGCTGGTGGGCGGCGAAGGCACCGGCCTGCTTGAGCATGGCATCGACGATGGTCGTCTTGCCATGGTCGACGTGGGCGACGATGGCGACGTTACGGATGTCGTGGCGCGTGGGCACTTCGGCGCTTCTCCCGGGATCGTGGATGGCGTCGCGTACGGCCTGGCACGCGAGCCTCTGCCGGGCGGAAACCTGCCACGGCCTTACCCCATCGTACGTCGAGTGGCGGGAACCGCCTGCCGGGGGGTCTGTCAAGGGGCCGGACGACTGAGCGACGCCGGGTTTCGGGTGGGGGGTCCCGGCGGGGGTCGCGGCCTGTGTTCATGCGGGTCAATGGGTACCTACGACCTTGCCCGCCGGGACTCCGGCGGGCAAGGAACTTGAGTCACATCTGAGCTTGCTACCCGGGGGTCAACCTGACAGTCCCCGTTATTTCACCCGATGTCCTCGGGCGCTTCTCCCCCTGCTTCCCGCCTACTTCTTCTCGCCCTCCTTGGCGCCCTTGGCGGCCGTCGGCTTCTTCCAGCCGATGTCCTGGTAGCGGGGCGTCCCCAGGCCGAAGGCCCCGGCATTGGCCAGGCCCGGCTTGGCCGCGACCAGCTCGGGACGCTGGTAGAGCGGGATGGAGCCGGCCGCCGCCCAGATGCGGGCGTCCGCCTTGCGCATCAGCTCGCGGGCCTGCGCCTCGTCCAGCTCGCCGGCCGCCTGGTCGAACAGCTGGTCGATGTGGTCGGTACCGACCCGGGTGTAGTTCTGTTCGACGAGGAGCGAGCCGTCGGCGGCCGGCTCCGGCTTGGCGAAGATCGGCCGGGCGTCGGTGGCCGGGAAGGCCGTCGCCGGCCACGAGTACAGGGCCAGGTCGTACTGGCCCGAGGCGACGTGGTCCTTGAAGAAGCTCTCGTCGGCCACCTTCTTGATCTCCGTGCTGATGCCGATCTTCTGGAGCATCTGGGAGATCCGCTCGCCGACCGAGCGCAGGGCCTCGGATCCCGGCCCCGCCGGGAGCACGAAGCGCAGGCTGAGCGGCTTGCCGTCCTTCGCGAGCATCGCCCCCGAGGTACGGGCCTGCTTGGCGGGAGCCTGCACGGGGGCCGGGCTGGCGCCCGCGGCGGGCTCCTTCGCGTCACCGTCCTCCCTGGCCTCCTCGCCCTCCGCCGGGGCCTTGGCGTCGCCCGCGGCCGCGGCGGCCCCCTTCGCGAGGGTCTCCGCCTGGGCCAGCAGGACGTGCTCCTGCTGCGCGGCGAGGGAGGCCGGGGCCAGGGCCGCCGAGGGCCCGTCCGCGCGGCCGAAGGAGGCGATGCCGTCGGCCGGGTCCGCCCCGAAGCCGCGCACCGGCGTCTGCGGCAGGACGCGCAGCCCCGCGGCGGGGGCACCGGGCAGGCCCGGACGGGTCCGGCGCAGTCCCAGGTCGGCGGTGGCCGAGCGCAGGTCGCCGTTGCGCCCGTCGTCGTCGCCCACGATGTACAGGCCGTCGTCGCCGGTGCCGTCGCCCGGCCCGGGCTTGGCGCCCGCCCGGGTCTTGGAGTCGTCCTGCGCGCTCTCGGCGCTCTCGGCCCCCGCCTTCGCCGGCTCGTTCAGCTTGCCGCCCTTGCGCCAGCCCGCGTCCGCGAGCAGGGCCTGCGCCGCCTGGGTGTCCTGGCCGCCGAGGGCGTCGCTGTTGTCGGCGTACGCCTGCTGCCCGGCCAGCGCCAGGTGGCTGCCGACCGGCTTCGCCGGCAGACCGAGCGGCTTGAGGACGATCTCGGCCAGCGTCTTGCGGTCCAGGGCGCGGGCGACGGCCCGGCGGACGCGCTCGTCCGACAGCGGGCCGGAGGCCCCGTTCATCGCCAGCTGCGTGTAGGCGGGCTCCAGCGACTTGCGGACCGTGAAGCCGCGCAGCGCCGACTGCTCCTGCGCGTACTGCTTGACGGCGTCGGCGTTCTTCTGGCGGGTCTCCTGCTCCTCCTTCGCCTTGGCCTCGTCGGCGCCGTGGGCCAGCGCCCACGAGAGGGTGGCCTGCGCGGGGGTGAGCGCGGCGCCCGGGCCGTGCGTGCCGTCGACCTGGCCGGCGTCCCGGTGGGCGAGGGCGATCCGGTCGGCGCCCGAGCGGTCGATCTCGGCCAGATCGACCTTCCCAGCGGCCAGCGCCGCCGGCCGGCCCGCCCGGGGCACCGCCGTCAGCACGAGGGTGTCGAGCTTCGCGGGCCGGCCCCACCAGCGCGGGTTGCGGGTCAGCGCCGCGGTGCCGGTCTTCTTGTCGATCGCCCCGAGGCCGAAGGGCCCGGCGGTGACCTTGAGGGCGCCGCGGGCGCCCTCGTTGAAGGCCTCCGGGGTGCCCATGACCTGCTTGGGGTAGAGCGGGCTGAACAGGGAGCGCCAGTCGGCGTACGGCCTGACGAAGGTGACCTTGACCTCCAGGTCGTTCTTGCCGCGCTCGATCTTCTCGATCCGGTCGTAGCCGGCGTTGCGGGCGGTCCAGTACGCCGAGTCCTTGCCGTTCAGGGCCCGCCACTGGGCGACGAAGTCGGCGGCGCCGATCTCGCGGCCGTCGCTCCACACCGCCTGCTGGTTCAGCTTGTACAGGACGACCTGCTTGGGCTCGCGCTCGACGACCTCGGCCTTCTCCAGGTAGTCCGGATTGGCCACCGGCCGGCCCTTGGCGTCCAGGGTGAACAGCTGGGGCAGGACCGCGCCGGCGATCCGGCTGGTGGTCGCGTCCGCGTCGGCCTGGAAGGCGTTCAGCGTCTCCGGCAGGGCGTCCACGGCCCACCGCAGCACGCCGCCGTCGGCGACCTGTTCGCGGACGGTCGCCGCGATGTCCGGGCCCGCGGCGGCCGGGCCGCCCTCGTCCTCGCCCGCGCCGCAGCCCGCGAGGAGCGGCAGTGCGAGGACTCCCGAGGTGAGGAGCGCCAAGGACCTGCGCCTTCTCTGGGTCATGGGTGGTACCTCCGGGGCGGGGCACGAGGGCCGTGAAAACAGGGTCTTGATCACGTTCGGCGGTATATGGAGCTGATCACACCGGTGTGGAAACCCACTGAAATCGACCACCCCCCGCGTCCTCCGCAGCGGCCCCGCGCCACGCCGCGAACCCCACCCGTGCGGACCAATCCCGCTTGCGCCCCCGGGGCGCGCCCCCCGCCCCCGGCCGCCGGCGGGCCGGGCGTCCAGGCGCGCGTTCCCTCGTTCGAGGGATGAAAATGGGAGCGGGGAGGGGCGCACGGTTTGCGCCTGCGCGCCCGGAATCGCTGCACGTCCCTTCACAACCGGGGACGGGAGGCGCGACACTCGCAGGCGCCCGTGAGCGTTGCCACCGCACCCTGCGGAAGTGAGGGCAAGTCATGTCCCTGCAAGACGATCTGACCGCCGTACGGCGCAGTCTCGACGAGCTGGTCCGCTCGGTGGAGCAGCTGGAGAAGGACGTCGCCCGGCAGGCGCCGGCCGGCGGCTCCAGGCCGCCGGAGAAGTCCAGGATGGTGACCATCCCGGACACCCCGTACGACACCGCGCTGTGGACGGACACCGACGACGAGGGCCTCGGCGCCCGCGACCGCCGCGCCCCCTAGGGCCCGCCGCCCGTACGCGCGCAGCACCCCCATCTGGCCCGGCCGCCCCGGCGGCCGGGCCTCCTGGGCCACCCCTCGACCACTCCACCCGGAGTTCCCTTTGGCCACAGGCACGGAACCACCCCAGCAGCGGCCCGGCGGGATCCACGGCCCCACCCGGGCCGCGATCACGGCCCGGCACCTGCGGACCGACCGGTGGTGGCTGTCGCCCGCCGGCACCGCGGCCGGGCTGCTCGCCTTCATCGCGTACTCGACCTGGCGGGCCTTCGCCAACGACCACTACTACGCGGCCCCGTACGTCTCCCCGTTCTACTCCCCCTGCCTGGCGGAGAACTGCCAGGAGATGCGCGGCGGACCCAACCTCGACCTGTTCGGCAGCTGGTGGGCCCTGTCCCCCGCCCTGCTGATCCTGGTCTTCCCGCTCGGCTTCCGGCTGACGTGCTACTACTACCGCAAGGCCTACTACCGGGGCTTCTGGGCCTCGCCGCCCGCCTGCGCCGTCGCCGAGCCGCACGCCTCGTACACGGGCGAGACCCGCTTCCCGCTGGTCCTGCAGAACCTGCACCGGTACTTCTTCTACGCGGCCGTGCCGGTCGCCGGCATCCTCACGTACGACACCGCACTGACCTTCCGCGACGAGCACTACGCCTGGGGCCACATGGGGCTGGGCACCCTCCTCTTCCTGGCCAACATCGTGCTGATCTGGGCCTACACGCTCTCCTGCCACTCCTGCCGGCACATCATGGGCGGCCGCCTCAAGCACTTCTCCCGGCACCCGGTGCGCTACCGCCTGTGGGGCTGGGTCAGCCGGCTCAACGCCCGCCACATGCAGCTCGCGTGGGCCTCCCTGATCAGCGTGGCCCTGTGTGACTTCTACGTGTACCTGCTGGCCACCGGCACCATCACCGACCCGAGGATCTTCTGAGATGGCTCAAGTGGAACGGCAGCAGTGGGACGTGGTCGTGGTCGGTGCCGGCGGTGCCGGGTTGCGGGCCGCGATCGAGGCCCGCGAGCGGGGCGCCCGTACGGCCGTGATCTGCAAGTCCCTCTTCGGCAAGGCCCACACGGTGATGGCGGAGGGCGGCATCGCCGCCGCCATGGGCAACGTCAACGAGGGCGACGGCTGGCAGGTCCACTTCCGCGACACCATGCGCGGCGGCAAGTTCCTCAACCAGTGGCGGATGGCCGAGCTGCACGCCAAGGAGGCCCCCGACCGGGTCTGGGAGCTGGAGACCTGGGGCGCCCTCTTCGACCGCACGCCCGACGGCCGGATCTCCCAGCGCAACTTCGGCGGGCACGAGTACCCGCGCCTCGCGCACGTCGGCGACCGCACCGGCCTGGAACTGATCCGCACCCTCCAACAGAAGATCGTCCAGCTCCAGCAGGAGGACTTCGGGGAGTACGGGGACCACGAGGCACGGCTCAAGGTCTTCCAGGAGTGCACGGTCACGCGGGTGTTGAAGGATCGCGGCCCCCAGGGCGGGGAGAGGGTTGCGGGGACCTTCTGCTACGAGCGCGAGACCGGCCGCTTCTTCGTCCTGGAGGCCCCCGCCGTCGTCCTGGCCACGGGCGGGATCGGCAAGTCCTTCAAGACCACCTCCAACTCCTGGGAGTACACCGGCGACGGCCACGCGCTGGCCCTGCTCGCCGGAGCCCCCCTGCTCAACATGGAGTTCGTCCAGTTCCACCCCACGGGCATGGTCTGGCCGCCCTCGGTGAAGGGCATCCTCGTCACCGAATCCGTGCGCGGCGACGGCGGGGTGCTGCGCAACTCCGAGGGCGAGCGCTTCATGTTCGACTACGTCCCGGACGTCTTCAAGGAGAAGTACGCCGAGTCGGAGGAGGAGGGCGACCGCTGGTACGAGGACCCCGACCACAACCGGCGCCCGCCCGAGCTGCTCCCCCGCGACGAGGTGGCCCGCGCCATCAACTCCGAGGTGAAGGCCGGCCGCGGCTCCCCGCACGGCGGAGTGTTCCTCGACGTGTCCACCCGGATGCCGGCCGAGAAGATCAAACGCCGGCTGCCGTCCATGTACCACCAGTTCAAGGAGCTGGCGGACGTGGACATCACCGCCGAGCCCATGGAGGTCGGCCCGACCTGCCACTACGTGATGGGCGGTATCGCGGTCGACTCCGACACCGCCGCCACCGTCGGCGTACCGGGCCTGTTCGCCGCCGGCGAGGTCGCCGGCGGCATGCACGGCTCGAACCGGCTGGGCGGCAACTCCCTCTCCGACCTGCTGGTCTTCGGCCGGCGTGCCGGACTGCACGCGGCGGAGCACGCCGCGGCCGCGGGTGCCGTACGGGCCGCCGTCTCCCAGGCGGAGATCGACGCGGCGGCCGCCGAGGCCCTCGCCCCGTTCCACGCCGCCGACGGCGCGGAGAACCCGTACACCCTCCACCAGGAGCTCCAGACGGCAATGAACGACCTGGTCGGCATCATCCGCCGCGAGGGCGAGATGGCCGAGGCCCTGGAGCGGCTGGCGGCCCTGCGCGTACGCGCCGCCCGCGCCGGGGTCGAGGGGCACCGGCAGTTCAACCCGGGCTGGCACCTGGCGCTGGACCTGCGCAACATGCTGCTGGTCAGCGAGTGCGTGGCCCGCGCCGCCCTGGAGCGCACCGAGAGCCGCGGCGGGCACACCCGCGAGGACTGCCCGGCGATGGAACGGCGGTGGCGGCCGGTGAACCTGCTGTGCCGGCCGGTCGATCCGCCCCCCGCCGACCCCGCCGCGGCGCGGATCACGCTGGAACGGGTCCGCACCGAGCCGATCCGCCCCGACCTGCTCGCGCTCTTCGAGAAGGAAGAACTGGCCAAGTACCTCGCCGAAGAGGAGCTGCACTGGTGACGACATACGAGGCACGCTTCCGGGTCTGGCGGGGCGACGCGGAGGGCGGGGGCCTGCGGGACTTCACCGTCGAGGTGCACGACGGCGAGGTGGTCCTGGACATCGTGCACCGGCTCCAGGCGACCCAGGCCGGCGACCTCGCGGTCCGCTGGAACTGCAAGGCGGGCAAGTGCGGCTCGTGCAGCGCGGAGATCAACGGCCGGCCGCGGCTGATGTGCATGACGCGGATGTCCGTCTTCGGGCGGGACGAGACCGTCACGATCACCCCGCTGCGCGCCTTCCCGGTGATCCGGGACCTGGTCACGGACGTGTCCTTCAACTACGCCAAGGCCCGCGAGGTCCCGGCCTTCGTGCCCCCGCCGGGGGTCGCCGCGGGCGAGTACCGGATGCAGCAGGTGGACGTGGAACGCTCACAGGAGTTCCGCAAGTGCATCGAGTGCTTCCTGTGCCAGGACACCTGCCACGTGGTGCGCGACCACGAGGAGAACAAGACCGTCTTCGCCGGCCCGCGCTTCCTGATGCGGGTCGCCGAGCTGGACATGCACCCGCTGGACGCGGCCGCGGACGCCGGCCTGGACCGCAAGCGCACCGCCCAGGAGGAACACGGCCTGGGCTACTGCAACATCACCAAGTGCTGCACGGAGGTCTGCCCCGAGGGCATCAAGATCACCGACAACGCCCTGATCCCGCTGAAGGAGCGGGCCGTGGACCGCAAGTACGACCCCCTGGTGTGGCTGGGGAACAAGATCCGGCGGCGTTCGGCCTCCGACCCCCGTTAGTTCACTCAGCGGTGGACAATGCCCCCTGGATGACCGTCGGACGACGTGATCTCAGGGGGCTTCGCGGTGCGGGTGGGGGAAGTACTGGCGGACCGGTACCGGCTGGACCGGCGGCTCGGCGCCGGAGGCATGGGCGAGGTGTGGCGCGGGCACGACCGGGCCCTGCACCGGGCCGTGGCGGTCAAGGTGCTGCTGGACGCGGCGACCAACGAGGAGCTGATCGCCCGGTTCCGGCGGGAGGCCACCATCGGGGCGCGCCTCCAGCACCCGGGCATCACCGTCGTGCACGACGTGGGGCAGCACGAGGGGCGGCTGTTCATCGTGATGGAGCTGCTCTCCGGGGAGGACCTGGGGGCGCGGCTGGCCCGCTCCCCCGGCGGCCTGCCGGTGGCCGAGGCGGTGGAGCTGGGCGCGCAGACGGCGGAGGCGCTGGCCGCCGCGCACGAACGGGCCGTGGTGCACCGGGACCTGAAACCCCAGAACCTCTTCCTGCTGCCCGGCGGCCGCCTCAAGATCTGCGACTTCGGCATAGCCCACTCCGCCGACGCGACGGCCGGCTGGACGGTGACCGGGCGGATGTTCGGCACCCCGCCCTACATGGCGCCCGAGCAGTGGCGCGGCGAGCACGTGGACGCCCGCTGCGACCTGTACGCGCTGGGGTGCGTGCTGTACGCCCTGCTGAGCGGGGAGCCGCCCTTCGGGTCGGCGGAGCCGATGTACGTCCTGATGCGGCGCCACGTGGAGGACGCGCCGCTGCCGCTGGCGGTGCCGGGGGTGTCCGCGGAGCTGGGCCGGCTGGTGCTGGCGCTGCTGGCGAAGGACCCGCGGGACCGGCCGGAGTCGGCGGGATGGGTGGCGGGGGCGCTGCGGGGGCTCGGGCGGATCGCGGACGGCGGCGGGGCGGGGGCCTCCACCCCGGGCGACGGGCCGTGGGGAGAGCCGGGGTCCCTGGCGGGGGCGGGGGCCGGGCCGGACGCGGAGGCGAAGGCGGGGGCCGAGACGAACTCGGGAGCCGGGCCGGATTCCCGGTCGGGGGCGGGGGCCGGGCCGGGGGCGGAGGCGGGTTCCCGGTCGGGGACGGGGGCCGGGCCGGGGGCGGAGGCGGGTTCCCGGTCGGGGGCGGGGGTGCCGCACGGGGCGGGGCGGGGGCCGGGGGCTGAGCGGGGGCCGGAGCCGGGGGGCGGGACGGGTTCCGGGCGGGGGCCGGACGGCTTCGTGCCCGCCCCGGTACGGGACTTCGTACGGGAGTTGCTGCTGGAGGCCGAGGAGACGCTGGTCTCCCTGCCGCCCGGGGCGGGAGAGGCGCGCACCGAGGGTCTCGCCCTCGCGGCGGAGGCCGCGGCGCGCTTCGACGCGGGCCTCGCCGGCCGGCTGCTGGCGGACGCCGAGCTCTGGGCCTGGACCGACGGGGACGGCGACGGCGCCCGGGTGGCCGCGCTGCTGACCTCGCTGGCCCGGCGGATCTCGCGGGACGCCCCCGCCCGCACCGAACGGGTGCTGACCGACGCGCAGCAGGCCCTGTTCGCGGTGTCGGGGCCGAAGCGGCTGACCCGGCTGCGCAAGGTCGCGGAGGAGCTCGCGGCGGTCGCCCCCGAACGCGGGGTCCGGCTGGCCCGGCGGTACTTCGCCGGCGGCCCGGCGGAGGAGGCCGTCCTGGCGCGGGCCGCACCGGCGAGCGCCGCGGCCGACCTCCCCCGCGCCGAGGGGTACCTGTCCCTGATCCAGGACCCGACGGTCCGGGCCGCCGCCGAGTCCAGGGCCGTCACCGCCGTCGCCC contains these protein-coding regions:
- the typA gene encoding translational GTPase TypA — its product is MPTRHDIRNVAIVAHVDHGKTTIVDAMLKQAGAFAAHQQLDDRMMDSNDLEREKGITILAKNTAVKYHPKDGGAPITINIIDTPGHADFGGEVERGLSMVDAVVLLVDASEGPLPQTRFVLRKALQQRKPVILCINKTDRPDSRIDEVVNETYDLFLDLDADEDQIEFPIVYACGRDGIASLTKPEDGTVPADSENLEPFFSTILEHVPAPTYDEEAPLQAHVTNLDADNFLGRIALLRVEQGELRKGQTVAWIKRDGTISNVRITELMMTEALTRKPAEVAGPGDICAVAGIPEIMIGETLADPENPIALPLITVDEPAISMVIGTNTSPMVGRGGSGKGADAKAAVKDRKVTARQVKDRLDRELIGNVSLRVLDTERPDAWEVQGRGELALAILVEQMRREGFELTIGKPQVVTKEVDGKTYEPVERMTIDVPEEHMGAVTQLMGVRKGRMDNMSNHGSGWVRMEFVVPSRGLIGFRTEFLTQTRGTGIGHSIHEGHEPWFGQLVTRNNGSLVADRAGAVTAFAMTNLQERGVLFTDPGTEVYEGMIVGENSRADDMDVNITKEKKLTNMRSSSADTFEAIVPPRKLSLEQSLEFCRDDECVEVTPEAVRIRKVVLDQKERSRTASRAKSAK
- a CDS encoding peptide ABC transporter substrate-binding protein, encoding MRGATSAKWVAGAVIVAMAATACSTGSNDAGGKGGSITVVLGEPQHRLIGQDTAESEGSEVMNAVFSGLVKYDIKTNEPKLDVAESIESTDSKTWTIKVKDGFTFHNGEKVDAQSFVRAWNWGANQENVAESMPFFAKIEGSEELAPGKDKKPTAKELKGLKVVDEKTFTVTLKEPFSQFKTMLGYNAFFPLPKAFESMDSKKFGEHPIGNGPFQMDGDWEHNKQIKVKRFDKYPAEGRAKLAGVTFKIYDNMDTAYNDLRADNIQIVDKLPISAMATVSQEFGDRYIYKPESAVGYIGLPLETNPEAFGKVEIRQAISMAIDRDTLTKTIFNGTRKPADDFISPIIPGYRKGALGEVGQYNPTKAKELFEKAGGVPGNKIELGYNADGGHKEWIEAVANQLKANLGIEVTAKPYAKFGDMLDDLGAAKYKGAFRMAWSMDYPAAENYLRPVFSKVAIEQGSNYGHYRNDEFEKVMAEADKATDAAEGLKLYQKADDIIIKDLPYIPVFTYMSSAAYSKSVKNVEVDAQGQMDLANVERN
- a CDS encoding succinate dehydrogenase/fumarate reductase iron-sulfur subunit → MTTYEARFRVWRGDAEGGGLRDFTVEVHDGEVVLDIVHRLQATQAGDLAVRWNCKAGKCGSCSAEINGRPRLMCMTRMSVFGRDETVTITPLRAFPVIRDLVTDVSFNYAKAREVPAFVPPPGVAAGEYRMQQVDVERSQEFRKCIECFLCQDTCHVVRDHEENKTVFAGPRFLMRVAELDMHPLDAAADAGLDRKRTAQEEHGLGYCNITKCCTEVCPEGIKITDNALIPLKERAVDRKYDPLVWLGNKIRRRSASDPR
- a CDS encoding fumarate reductase/succinate dehydrogenase flavoprotein subunit encodes the protein MAQVERQQWDVVVVGAGGAGLRAAIEARERGARTAVICKSLFGKAHTVMAEGGIAAAMGNVNEGDGWQVHFRDTMRGGKFLNQWRMAELHAKEAPDRVWELETWGALFDRTPDGRISQRNFGGHEYPRLAHVGDRTGLELIRTLQQKIVQLQQEDFGEYGDHEARLKVFQECTVTRVLKDRGPQGGERVAGTFCYERETGRFFVLEAPAVVLATGGIGKSFKTTSNSWEYTGDGHALALLAGAPLLNMEFVQFHPTGMVWPPSVKGILVTESVRGDGGVLRNSEGERFMFDYVPDVFKEKYAESEEEGDRWYEDPDHNRRPPELLPRDEVARAINSEVKAGRGSPHGGVFLDVSTRMPAEKIKRRLPSMYHQFKELADVDITAEPMEVGPTCHYVMGGIAVDSDTAATVGVPGLFAAGEVAGGMHGSNRLGGNSLSDLLVFGRRAGLHAAEHAAAAGAVRAAVSQAEIDAAAAEALAPFHAADGAENPYTLHQELQTAMNDLVGIIRREGEMAEALERLAALRVRAARAGVEGHRQFNPGWHLALDLRNMLLVSECVARAALERTESRGGHTREDCPAMERRWRPVNLLCRPVDPPPADPAAARITLERVRTEPIRPDLLALFEKEELAKYLAEEELHW
- a CDS encoding ABC transporter family substrate-binding protein, which gives rise to MTQRRRRSLALLTSGVLALPLLAGCGAGEDEGGPAAAGPDIAATVREQVADGGVLRWAVDALPETLNAFQADADATTSRIAGAVLPQLFTLDAKGRPVANPDYLEKAEVVEREPKQVVLYKLNQQAVWSDGREIGAADFVAQWRALNGKDSAYWTARNAGYDRIEKIERGKNDLEVKVTFVRPYADWRSLFSPLYPKQVMGTPEAFNEGARGALKVTAGPFGLGAIDKKTGTAALTRNPRWWGRPAKLDTLVLTAVPRAGRPAALAAGKVDLAEIDRSGADRIALAHRDAGQVDGTHGPGAALTPAQATLSWALAHGADEAKAKEEQETRQKNADAVKQYAQEQSALRGFTVRKSLEPAYTQLAMNGASGPLSDERVRRAVARALDRKTLAEIVLKPLGLPAKPVGSHLALAGQQAYADNSDALGGQDTQAAQALLADAGWRKGGKLNEPAKAGAESAESAQDDSKTRAGAKPGPGDGTGDDGLYIVGDDDGRNGDLRSATADLGLRRTRPGLPGAPAAGLRVLPQTPVRGFGADPADGIASFGRADGPSAALAPASLAAQQEHVLLAQAETLAKGAAAAAGDAKAPAEGEEAREDGDAKEPAAGASPAPVQAPAKQARTSGAMLAKDGKPLSLRFVLPAGPGSEALRSVGERISQMLQKIGISTEIKKVADESFFKDHVASGQYDLALYSWPATAFPATDARPIFAKPEPAADGSLLVEQNYTRVGTDHIDQLFDQAAGELDEAQARELMRKADARIWAAAGSIPLYQRPELVAAKPGLANAGAFGLGTPRYQDIGWKKPTAAKGAKEGEKK